The Schizosaccharomyces pombe strain 972h- genome assembly, chromosome: I genome contains a region encoding:
- the rer2 gene encoding cis-prenyltransferase, protein MGNLSGWFIHCPPLQWTLDQLETMMINTIKRGKVPQHIAFVMDGNRRWARQRRMETIEGHSSGFEALKSLLKVCLKLGVKEVSAFTFSIENFKRSKYEVDMLMEIAKNSLTQITAHGDLVDQYGIRIRIVGDLSRLQPDVLETALKAVEITKHNTKATLNVCFPYTSRHEIATSVQSIVKMAEDGTITPEDIDEDIFEKNLLIKDSLPLDLLIRTSGVERLSDFMLWQCHKNTEIKFIDFYWPDFSIWKFFPMLIQYQLQNQPA, encoded by the exons ATGGGTAATTTATCAGGCTGGTTTATTCACTGTCCTCCATTACAATGGACACTTGATCAATTAGAAACGATGATGATAAATACAATTAAACGTGGCAAAGTACCACAACACATAGCCTTTGTAATGGATGGCAATCGACGGTGGGCTCGTCAAAGAAGGATGGAAACTATCGAGGGTCATAGCTCAGGTtttgaagctttaaaaTCT CTATTAAAAGTGTGTCTGAAGTTAGGAGTTAAAGAAGTATCGGCTTTCACATTCTccattgaaaattttaagcgATCTAAATATGAAGTTGATATGTTAATGGAGATTGCAAAAAACAGCTTAACGCAAATTACTGCTCATGGTGATTTGGTTGATCAGTATGGGATCCGTATTCGCATTGTTGGCGATCTTAGCAGGTTGCAACCTGACGTTTTAGAAACTGCTCTAAAGGCTGTGGAAATTACAAAACATAACACAAA GGCAACATTAAATGTTTGCTTTCCATACACTTCTCGACATGAAATTGCTACTTCTGTGCAATCAATAGTAAAAATGGCAGAAGATGGTACAATCACTCCAGAAGATATAGATGAAgatatatttgaaaaaaacctATTGATAAAAGATAGTCTTCCTTTAGACTTGTTGATTCGCACTAGCGGTGTGGAGCGTCTATCTGATTTTATGTTATGGCAG TGTCACAAAAATACGGAGATAAAATTCATCGATTTCTACTGGCCGGATTTTTCTATCTGGAAGTTTTTCCCAATGTTAATTCAATACCAGTTACAAAACCAACCAGcataa
- the sum1 gene encoding translation initiation factor eIF3i, with the protein MRPIILQGHERPLTQIKYNHDGDLLFSCAKDKVINVWFSHNGERLGTYEGHTGAIWTCDINKSSTLMVSGAADNTMRLWDVKTGKQLYKWEFPTAVKRVEFNEDDTRILAVTEERMGYAGTVTVFRVPISESDAAAETPLYVITTRESKATVAGWSYLSKFLFTGHEDGSVSRYDAITGEFVESKQVHNSGSTITDLQFYPDRTYFITSCKDTTAKAIDVDSFEVIKTYLTDTPLNTSSFTPVQDFVILGGGQEARDVTTTAARQGKFEARFYHAILEEELGRVKGHFGPINTIAVHPKGTGYASGGEDGYVRVHFFDKNYFDFKYTL; encoded by the exons ATGAGGCCTATCATTTTACAGGGTCATGAGCGTCCTTTGactcaaataaaatataatcaCGAT GGTGATTTATTATTCTCATGTGCCAAGGATAAAGTGATTAATGTCTGGTTTTCACACAATGGTGAACGCCTAGGTACATATGAGGGTCATACTGGTGCAATTTGGACTTGTGATATTAATA AAAGTAGCACTTTAATGGTTAGTGGAGCCGCTGACAATACCATGCGTCTTTGGGATGTTAAAACAGGAAAGCAGTTGTACAAGTGGGAATTTCCTACTGCTGTCAAACGTGTTGAGTTCAACGAAGATGATACCCGTATTCTTGCTGTTACCGAGGAACGTATGGGTTATGCTGGTACCGTCACTGTTTTCCGTGTTCCTATTTCGGAAAGCGATGCCGCTGCTGAAACCCCCCTTTACGTTATTACTACTCGTGAATCTAAAGCAACGGTCGCTGGATGGTCTTACTTGAGCAAGTTTCTCTTTACTGGTCATGAAGATGGCTCCGTTTCCAGATACGATGCTATAACCGGAGAATTCGTTGAATCTAAACAAGTTCATAATTCTGGTTCTACTATTACTGATCTTCAGTTTTATCCTGATCGTACTTACTTCATCACTTCTTGCAAGGATACGACTGCTAAAGCTATTGATGTTGATTCTTTTGAAGTCATCAAAACATACCTTACTGATACGCCTCTTAATACTTCTAGTTTTACTCCTGTCCAAGACTTCGTTATTTTAGGAGGTGGTCAAGAAGCCCGTGATGTTACTACTACTGCTGCTAGACAGGGTAAATTTGAAGCACGTTTTTATCATGCGATTTTAGAAGAAGAGTTAGGCCGCGTTAAGGGTCATTTCGGTCCTATCAACACAATAGCTGTCCATCCCAAAGGAACCGGTTATGCTAGTGGTGGAGAAGATGGTTATGTTCGGGTGCACTTCTTCGATAAAAACTACTTTGACTTCAAGTATACATTGTAG
- the met8 gene encoding siroheme synthase codes for MASKYQSVQPGGSLIIAWRAQGKKVLIVGGGVVAAGRILHVLNADAHVIVVSPKAGLCKEVAWRIQEKQVEWRDRGFLVEDLSDDVNMVLTAIDDPSLSSEIYKLCKSKKIPVNAADIPPECDFYFGSEIRNGPLQIMVSTNGKGPKLASLIRKKIESSINPATGMALEKTGLLRQKLRDIVPEPENSRKRMRWMIEICELWSLEELAMLDENLINRLLGYFPKKTPSYREITTPAYSKIDNYIWFGAIIISGAVLLKHVSKAR; via the exons atgGCTTCAAAATATCAGTCTGTGCAGCCTGGTGG ATCATTAATTATTGCTTGGCGTGCACAAGgtaaaaaagtattaatTGTTGGAGGTGGCGTTGTGGCAGCTGGGCGTATATTGCATGTTTTGAATGCGGATGCCCATGTTATCGTTGTAAGTCCAAAAGCTGGTCTTTGTAAAGAAGTGGCTTGGAGAATACAGGAGAAGCAAGTTGAATGGCGAGACAGGGGATTTCTAGTCGAAGATTTGTCTGACGATGTAAACATGGTACTTACAGCCATAGATGATCCCAGCTTGTCTTCCGAAATTTATAAGTTAtgcaaaagcaaaaaaatcccGGTCAATGCGGCGGATATTCCACCTGAATGTGATTTCTACTTTGGGTCTGAAATCCGTAACGGCCCTCTACAAATTATGGTTAGCACCAATGGTAAAGGTCCAAAACTTGCCAGTTTaatacgaaaaaaaatcgaaagTTCAATCAATCCAGCTACTGGTATGGCATTGGAAAAAACTGGCCTTTTACGACAAAAATTACGAGACATTGTTCCCGAACCTGAAAACAGTCGCAAAAGAATGAGATGGATGATTGAGATTTGCGAACTGTGGTCTTTGGAGGAACTTGCCATGCTCGACGAAAATCTCATCAACCGACTTTTGGGATACttcccaaaaaaaacaccTAGTTATCGAGAAATAACGACTCCAGCCTACAGCAAGATAGACAACTACATATGGTTTGGAGCAATTATAATTTCTGGGGCTGTTCTCCTCAAACATGTTTCAAAAGCTCGTTAA
- the csi2 gene encoding protein Csi2 codes for MMSRKRQASSNDFFDMEQLLIANDALVHQNHSTPNHASDELSVNDPSPLSRGLQSDVNSNISRNISNTFFKKSIFFFVYYCKQALEFISTVFSIIKFLLNRRKVSFLLSFLLLFSLFLLIPNDGRVNIKFFYKDFVDRIPFRFIPSNFNISFGKHLEQAKSLFKSKFGNSSSTYNERDSIMPLLKLQSNLTEAKTLLYQNPISPEDVLLHFWDRNLMSTYDLKIQDINDSVNPLLNTYLDFIEKDIYLVSHLPVSEKHPGNIPISLVNKSVQAICSFAEHYNLLRNPSYRGFLRINNGESIFNLLCIEDLHESVNLDILCLKDILRNIAQSSKEAMYIVKRHNSSQSFYGNRSTTNFSIINSGLYLKKDAAKNLLAKQFDATYSYYHKDLEESVHQKLNSNLEKRVEKYIKHSCSQRNVADHPDFALKVVGAVVDYGWTFPKPKFSDILRDYWGKKANLPTALLDTSINSNWCNYEDTVQVSVRLNRPMYVRHISLIFPIHGDDSYFPREIQMFGLINDINYQILSNMNNLVLLATIPVSLSSVFEVNYYYLPKFSDTPGLLEEAYFNTFVFRAFSKNESLTSQICLYHIGIHGKEINEEF; via the coding sequence ATGATGTCTAGAAAGCGACAGGCATCCtctaatgatttttttgacatGGAACAGCTTTTGATAGCGAATGATGCATTAGTGCATCAGAATCACTCTACTCCCAATCATGCAAGCGACGAATTGTCTGTGAACGACCCTTCGCCTTTGAGCCGTGGCCTGCAGTCAGATGTCAACTCAAACATATCTAGAAATATCTCTAAcacattctttaaaaagtcgatctttttcttcgtttACTATTGTAAGCAAGCTTTAGAATTTATCAGCACTGTATTTTCCATCATAAAGTTTCTTTTGAACCGTCGAAAAGTTAGCTTTTTACTctcatttcttttgcttttctcgTTGTTTTTACTAATACCTAATGATGGACGAGTAAatattaagtttttttataagGATTTCGTAGACAGAATTCCTTTTCGGTTCAttccttcaaattttaatataagTTTTGGCAAACACTTGGAACAAGCGAAATCTCTGTTTAAATCCAAATTTGGTAATTCCTCTTCAACATATAATGAACGTGATTCTATAATGCCATTGCTAAAGCTACAGTCAAACCTTACAGAGGCAAAGACACttctttatcaaaatcCAATTAGCCCTGAAGATGttttattacatttttgGGATAGAAATTTAATGAGTACTTATGATCTTAAAATACAGGATATAAATGATTCTGTTAACCCTCTACTGAACACTTACCTagattttattgaaaaagacaTATACCTAGTGTCGCATCTGCCTGTTTCCGAAAAACACCCTGGGAACATCCCGATTTCATTAGTCAATAAGAGTGTTCAAGCCATTTGTTCTTTTGCCGAACATTACAATTTATTGCGAAATCCTTCGTATCGGGGCTTTCTGAGAATTAACAATGGAGAGtctatttttaatttactttgCATTGAAGATTTACACGAAAGTGTCAATCTTGATattctttgtttgaaaGATATATTACGGAACATTGCTCAAAGCTCTAAAGAAGCTATGTATATTGTAAAGCGACACAACTCATCACAGTCTTTTTATGGCAATAGATCGACCACCAATTTTTCAATCATAAACTCCggtttatatttaaaaaaagatgctGCTAAAAATCTTTTGGCGAAGCAGTTTGATGCCACATATTCTTATTATCATAAAGACCTTGAGGAATCTGTTCATCAAAAACTCAATTCAAACttagaaaaaagagttGAAAAATACATAAAACATTCTTGTTCCCAGAGAAATGTTGCTGATCACCCGGACTTTGCCTTGAAAGTTGTTGGTGCTGTCGTGGACTACGGATGGACATTTCCTAAGCCTAAATTTTCTGACATTTTAAGGGATTACTGgggaaaaaaagcaaatctACCGACGGCTTTACTTGACACAAGCATCAatagtaattggtgtaaTTACGAAGATACTGTACAGGTTTCTGTGCGTTTAAATCGACCAATGTACGTGCGACATATTTCActaatttttccaatacATGGTGATGATTCTTATTTCCCGCGTGAAATCCAAATGTTTGGGCTTATCAATGATATcaattatcaaattttaagCAACATGAACAACTTGGTTTTGCTTGCCACGATTCCTGTTTCTTTGTCTTCGGTGTTCGAAGTAAATTATTACTATCTTCCAAAATTCTCGGACACACCTGGCCTTCTGGAAGAAGCTTATTTTAACACATTTGTGTTCAGGgcgttttcaaaaaatgaatctTTGACGTCgcaaatttgtttatacCACATTGGTATACATGGTAAGGAGattaatgaagaattttAA
- the ade4 gene encoding amidophosphoribosyltransferase Ade4, with translation MCGILALMLADPHQQACPEIYEGLYSLQHRGQDAAGIVTAGNKGRLYQCKGSGMVADVFSQHQLRQLVGSMGIGHLRYPTAGSCAHSEAQPFYVNSPYGLVLGHNGNLINGPELRRFLDTEAHRHVNTGSDSELLLNIFAYELQRLDKFRINENDIFEALRNVYDRVNGGYACVAMIAGLGVLGFRDPNGIRPLVIGERDTPEGKDYMLASESVVLTQFGYRTFRDIRPGECVFIRRSNREDILAGFRGPRLFSRQILPCLRFTPDIFEYVYFARPDSVIDGLSVYQSRLNMGEKLAHTIMKRFGPDYMEKIDAVIPVPDSARTSALALAQTAQLPYVEAFIKNRYIGRTFIMPGQQIRRKSVRRKLNVQPQEFFDKNVLIVDDSIVRGTTSREIVQMARESGAKNVYLASCAPMITHPHVYGIDLADCKDLIAYGKTEDEVAEAISADGVIYQTLEDLLDSCRTAELTEFEVGLFTGEYTTGASKEYLVHLEQMRIANNRARKHSFAEDEEREAPEDISLHNTHSDVTFDFV, from the coding sequence atgtgCGGAATTTTGGCGTTAATGCTTGCTGACCCTCATCAACAGGCATGTCCTGAAATTTATGAGGGTCTTTACAGTTTGCAGCATCGGGGTCAAGATGCCGCCGGTATTGTAACCGCTGGAAACAAAGGTCGTCTTTACCAATGCAAGGGATCCGGCATGGTTGCCGATGTTTTTAGTCAGCATCAACTTCGCCAACTCGTAGGTAGTATGGGTATTGGTCATTTGCGCTATCCTACTGCTGGAAGTTGTGCTCACTCTGAAGCACAACCCTTTTATGTTAACTCTCCTTATGGTCTTGTGTTGGGCCATAATggtaatttaattaatggACCCGAATTACGACGCTTTTTGGACACTGAGGCCCATCGTCATGTAAACACTGGATCTGATTCTGAGCTTTTGCTTAACATCTTTGCTTACGAGCTTCAACGGTTGGATAAATTTCGTATAAAcgaaaatgatattttcgAAGCTTTGCGTAATGTATACGATCGCGTTAATGGTGGTTATGCATGTGTTGCTATGATCGCAGGCTTGGGTGTTTTGGGATTCCGTGATCCCAATGGCATTCGTCCTTTAGTGATCGGTGAACGTGATACCCCCGAAGGAAAGGATTACATGCTTGCTAGTGAGAGTGTTGTATTGACTCAATTTGGATACCGTACATTCAGAGATATTCGCCCCGGTGAGTGTGTCTTTATTCGTCGTTCCAATAGGGAAGATATACTTGCAGGGTTTAGAGGCCCTCGCTTGTTTTCTCGTCAAATCCTTCCCTGCCTAAGATTTACTCCCGATATATTTGAGTATGTCTATTTCGCTCGTCCCGACTCTGTTATTGACGGATTGTCCGTATACCAATCCCGTTTAAATATGGGTGAAAAGTTAGCGCATACTATAATGAAACGGTTTGGTCCCGATTACatggaaaaaattgatgctGTCATTCCTGTTCCAGATTCTGCTCGAACCAGTGCCCTTGCACTTGCACAGACAGCTCAACTGCCATACGTCGAagcttttattaaaaaccGATATATTGGTCGTACCTTCATTATGCCAGGTCAACAGATTCGTCGTAAATCGGTTCGTCGTAAATTAAATGTTCAACCTCAAGAGTTTTTTGATAAGAATGTTTTAATTGTGGATGACAGTATTGTTCGTGGTACCACCTCTCGTGAGATCGTTCAAATGGCTAGGGAGTCGGGTGCAAAGAATGTCTATTTGGCTAGTTGCGCTCCTATGATCACTCATCCTCATGTCTACGGTATTGATCTCGCTGATTGTAAGGATCTCATTGCTTATGGAAAAACTGAGGATGAGGTTGCTGAAGCAATTAGTGCCGATGGTGTCATTTATCAAACATTAGAAGATTTATTAGATTCTTGTCGTACGGCTGAGCTGACCGAATTTGAAGTTGGTCTCTTTACTGGCGAATACACTACTGGCGCTAGTAAAGAATATTTAGTCCATCTTGAGCAAATGCGTATTGCTAACAATCGTGCTCGTAAGCATAGCTTTGCAGAAGATGAGGAACGTGAAGCTCCCGAAGACATTTCTCTCCATAACACACATTCAGATGTtacttttgattttgtttaa
- the tif223 gene encoding translation initiation factor eIF2B gamma subunit tif223 translates to MSLYEHAALPLASSPSILGPISGGRNRGNIQLQSIPIEFQAVVFAGFGNSLYPLTGSDALPKALLPIGNKPMLHYPLYWLEAAGFTSAILICMEEAEAHINAWLRSGYEGHMRIHVEAPTILDDSKSSADALRAVSHLIKNDFVCLSCDSIVGLPPIYGLDKFRLDNPSALAVYSPVLKYEHITSQSKEIDAKQLIGIEEKTSRLLYAKSSADVGSDFTFRMSLLWKHPRVTLNTNLSDAHIFVFKHWVIDLIREKESISSIRGDLIPYLVKCQYQKSFTVRENIQRFLSSPNNIDNYDGGLSSQEIKINALIAKDGIICSRANNLPNYFELNKCIAKLTPEQRLVDVTVSERALVGADCMVNEGTTIKDNSNIKKSIIGKNCVIGKGVVVSNSILMDNIVVEDGVRLESCIVASGAQIGAKSKLRECEIGVDHRVEAGRIARGERLVDMEKIETDMD, encoded by the exons ATGTCGTTGTATGAGCATGCTGCACTTCCTTTAGCCAGTAGCCCTTCAATCCTTGGACCTATTTCTGGTGGACGAAATCGGGGGAATATTCAATTACAGTCTATTCCGATTGAATTTCAAGCTGTTGTTTTTGCAGGATTTGGCAATAG TTTATATCCTTTGACTGGAAGCGATGCACTTCCCAAGGCTTTATTACCTATCGGCAATAAACCGATGCTTCACTACCCATTATATTGGCTTGAAGCTGCTGGATTTACTTCTGCTATTCTTATTTGCATGGAAGAAGCGGAAGCCCATATCAATGCTTGGTTACGATCTGGCTACGAGGGACATATGCGTATTCACGTGGAAGCACCGACTATTTTAGATGATTCTAAAAGCTCTGCCGATGCTCTTCGTGCTGTATCCCATCTTATAAAG AATGACTTTGTGTGTCTCAGTTGTGATAGTATAGTTGGTCTCCCTCCCATATACGGTTTGGATAAGTTTCGCCTTGATAACCCTTCAGCACTGGCTGTATATAGTCCAGTGTTAAAATATGAGCATATTACAAGTCAATCTAAAGAGATTGATGCAAAACAACTGATTGGAATTGAAGAGAAGACGAGCAGACTATTGTATGCCAAAAGTTCCGCAGACGTGGGCAGTGATTTTACATTTAGAATGTCTTTGTTGTGGAAACACCCAAGGGTTACGTTAAATACAAACCTTTCGGATGCCCAtatatttgtatttaaaCACTGGGTTATTGATTTGATCCGGGAGAAAGAATCTATTTCTAGCATTCGTGGAGATCTCATCCCGTATCTTGTTAAATGTCAATATCAGAAATCCTTTACTGTACGAGAGAACATTCAAAGAT TTTTGTCATCTCCTAACAATATTGATAATTATGATGGGGGATTATCCTCAcaggaaattaaaattaatgcTTTAATTGCCAAAGATGGGATTATTTGTTCTAGGGCTAATAATTTACCTAACTATTTCGAACTTAATAAATGC ATCGCCAAACTTACTCCAGAACAACGCCTTGTAGATGTCACCGTGTCCGAAAGAGCACTGGTCGGTGCCGATTGTATGGTGAATGAAGGTACCACCATTAAGGATAACAGCAACATTAAAAAGAGCATTATCGGTAAAAATTGTGTAATTGGAAAAGGGGTAGTGGTCAGCAACTCTATTTTGATGGACAACATTGTTGTTGAAGACGGAGTACGTTTAGAATCTTGCATAGTCGCCTCAGGTGCTCAAATAGGCGCTAAGTCAAAACTTCGTGAATGCGAAATTGGCGTTGATCATCGCGTTGAAGCTGGCCGTATCGCTCGGGGTGAGCGGCTGGTTGATatggaaaaaattgagaCGGACATGGACTAA
- the spt20 gene encoding SAGA complex subunit Spt20, producing the protein MERNNGLGDYTYRYHGKELSLDDFQNKQGIESSDDAFLSKIYENVSNFNVPRKLHDIEHKFSKEEPSLILHIHKFHFRFEQQDGAFTYNGPVKSILQYIRMELIPPDCLEVFRNSDVKFYDGCLTVRIIDHRQSPSADQTVQPQPGSTNQQQQNNTNPINNQPEDTKPNTNSPPVYHTVLRPTPETLWQDLCLLSESFANSLSDEAVLTLESNILLASEAPLFLTPAKSKAEMIQFMNQLADSAPPCTRKKPQGSAQLADEEAERLEKENLLLLMDDQRKRDFQPTFQRLQFIENVRRKRAILQQRQMQMQQQQKAQQQQSPKAQQPPAHLVQSAPVQRKTTPKIQRLPPSSIQIPPPKPMQKFPANAASSESPPNATGNFLPSGPVPANEPMLKRESVDLIKIRQLAILFQQRASQLKARGATREQITEILNRQAIAAGTDLATVMTVARNLHFQQLQMRQQQQQQQMKAER; encoded by the exons ATGGAAAGAAATAATGGTTTGGGCGACTATACGTATCGCTATCATGGGAAGGAATTGAGTTTGGACGATTTTCAGAATAAACAAGGAATTGAATCCTCAGATGAtgcatttttatcaaaaatttatgaaaacgTTTCGAATTTTAATG TTCCCAGAAAATTGCATGATATTGAACATAAATTTTCGAAAGAAGAGCCGAGTTTAATTCTTCatattcataaatttcattttcggTTTGAGCAACAAGATGGCGCCTTCACCTATAATGGGCCggtaaaatcaattttgcAATATATAAGGATGGAGCTTATACCACCTGATTGTCTTGAAGTATTTCGGAATTCCGATGTAAAATTCTATGATGGTTGCTTAACGGTTCGTATAATAGATCATCGGCAAAGTCCTTCTGCTGATCAGACTGTGCAACCTCAGCCTGGCTCTACTAATCAACAGCAGCAAAATAACACCAACCCAATTAATAATCAACCTGAAGATACCAAACCCAATACTAATTCACCTCCAGTGTATCATACAGTTCTTCGTCCTACTCCCGAAACACTTTGGCAAGATTTATGTTTACTTTCAGAAAGCTTTGCTAACTCACTTTCGGATGAAGCTGTTTTGACTTTGGAATCCAACATTCTACTAGCGTCAGAAGCTCCACTTTTCTTAACTCCTGCGAAGTCTAAAGCGGAAATGATTCAATTTATGAACCAGTTGGCCGACTCTGCACCACCATGCACCAGAAAGAAACCTCAAGGATCAGCCCAACTTGCTGATGAAGAAGCAGAAAGACTTGAAAAAGAGAACCTTTTGTTACTAATGGATGACCAAAGAAAACGCGATTTTCAACCTACCTTTCAAAGACTACAATTTATTGAGAATGTGCGGCGTAAACGAGCTATTCTACAACAAAGGCAAATGCAAATGCAACAGCAACAAAAAGCGCAGCAGCAGCAATCACCGAAAGCTCAGCAACCACCCGCACATTTGGTTCAGTCTGCTCCAgttcaaagaaaaactaCACCCAAAATCCAACGTCTACCACCTAGTAGTATTCAAATTCCCCCTCCGAAACCTATGCAGAAATTCCCAGCTAATGCGGCATCTTCTGAATCGCCCCCCAATGCGACTG GAAACTTTTTACCTTCGGGTCCTGTACCTGCAAATGAACCTATGTTAAAACGAGAATCCGTGgatttgataaaaatacGACAACTTgcaattttgtttcaacAGCGTGCCTCTCAATTAAAAGCTAGAGGTGCTACACGGGAACAAATTACTGAAATTCTGAATCGTCAAGCAATAGCCGCTGGTACTGATTTGGCAACAGTAATGACGGTTGCACgaaatcttcattttcaacaaCTCCAAATGAGACAGCAGCAACAACAGCAGCAAATGAAGGCTGAAAGGTAA
- the dsc4 gene encoding DSC E3 ubiquitin ligase complex subunit Dsc4 — MDTIVLDQRGEVFSFFRSLDMLCYAIIAQQYFQDPTVLLLLLKVFVQLSYLTPKPFSQLNALPLFYPLLLNFLISLMVRMFFNLPTAGESLDGYLYGGSIINFIGEKNESSRIDFITSDLVLFCLQIFMALILIASNKRPTQASHIQASQSGLSNVDGDEEPSDLITEDSRDTQQGQRQEDLQRQLENERSRLIARFSHSLYSFQHGLSFGSPQNRNTPLQRQSADSYSTPVCIEVDSEDWKDLVWKSQYATENANTNSINNSPLSSNTTGVPNSVLTNPI; from the exons ATGGACACTATTGTCTTAGATCAGCGGGGAGAAGTGTTCAGCTTTTTTCGATCGCTAGATATGCTGTGTTATGCAATTATAGCTcaacaatattttcaagA CCCTACAGTTCTCTTGCTGTTACTCAAGGTTTTTGTTCAATTG AGCTACCTTACCCCCAAACCTTTCTCTCAGTTAAACGCTCTACCGCTTTTTTATCCGCTTCTGCttaattttctaatatCTTTAATGGTGCGTATGTTCTTTAATTTGCCTACTGCAGGAGAAAGCTTGGATGGATATTTGTATGGTGGCTCTattatcaatttcattggagaaaaaaatgaatctTCACGTATAGATTTTATAACGTCCGATCTTGTACTTTTCTGTCTACAAATATTCATGGCGCTTATTCTAATTGCTTCAAACAAACGCCCAACTCAAGCATCTCATATTCAAGCTTCCCAGTCGGGCCTTTCCAATGTTGACGGAGACGAGGAACCATCTGATCTCATAACAGAGGATTCCCGTGATACACAGCAAGGGCAAAGGCAAGAAGACTTGCAACGGCAATTAGAGAATGAACGATCAAGGTTGATTGCTCGATTTTCTCATTCATTATACTCCTTTCAACACGGATTATCGTTTGGTTCTCCACAAAACAGAAACACTCCCCTCCAGAGGCAATCAGCAGATTCTTATTCTACCCCTGTTTGCATTGAGGTTGACTCGGAGGATTGGAAAGACTTGGTATGGAAGTCTCAGTATGCTACTGAAAATGCGAATACAAATTCTATTAACAATTCGCCTTTATCTTCCAACACCACAGGTGTACCGAACTCTGTTTTAACTAATCCCATTTGA
- the new13 gene encoding protein new13 (conserved fungal protein), with translation MGQVLSICSSKSKEKKVVNEKPTVKPKPAVNVQKPAKAITKASSPPRTGRKLAETGNTSNKEHLSPTEAARVAAEKRNIEKKKGNGKLGRQLEKERAKPMKEHLQDISTQRQQEREQIKWD, from the exons ATGGGACAAGTACTATCAATATGTAGTTCCAAGtcaaaggaaaaaaaagtggtGAATGAAAAACCAACTGTAAAACCAAAGCCTGCAGTGAACGTTCAAAAACCAGCAAAAGCCATTACGAAAGCTAGCTCACCTCCGCGTACGGGCAGAAAACTAGCGGAAACCGGTAATACATCAAATAAAGAGCATTTATCCCCCACAGAAGCAGCCCGAGTTGCAGCTGAG aagcGCAATAttgagaagaaaaagggaAATGGAAAACTCGGTAGGCAATTGGAAAAAGAGCGAGCAAAGCCAATGAAAGAGCATCTTCAAGACATTTCAACACAACGACAACAAGAAAGGGAACAAATCAAATGGGATTAG